In Paludibaculum fermentans, the genomic stretch CGGCCGACATCGAAGCCCTCGCCACGCTGGACGGCGACATCCTAGTCCTTGGCGCTGGCGGCAAAATGGGACCCACCCTCGTGCAGCGCGCCTGGCGGGCGTCCCAGGAGAGCGGCCGCCCGCGTCAGGTATTTGCCGTCGCAAGATCCGGCGCGTTCCCGGCTGGCGTGCGCCACATCGCTGCCGATCTCCTCGACCCCGCAGCCATCCAACGCCTGCCCGACGCGCCCAACATCATCTATCTCGTGGGCCGCAAATTCGGCTCCTCCGGCAACGAGGCCCTTACCTGGGCCACCAATGCCGCTGTTCCGGTCCTGGTGGGCGCCCGCTATCCCGGAGCGCGCATCGTCGTCCTCTCCACCGGCAATGTCTATCCGTTCGTAGCCCACGATTCCGGCGGCGCCACCGAAGCCACCCAACCCGCACCGGTCGGCGAATACGCACAATCGGCCCTGGCCCGCGAACGAATCTTCGAGTACTACGCTCAGGCGCACAGCACCAAGGTAGCCATCATGCGGCTCAACTATGCGGTCGAACCGCGCTACGGCGTCCTGGTGGACATCGCCACCAAGATCCTCAACCGGACCGCAATCGACCTCACCATGGGCTACGTCAATTTCATCTGGCAGGGCGATGCGAACTCCGTCTGTATCCGTGCCTTGCAGCACTGCGAATCGCCGGCCCGCGTCTTCAATCTCACGGGGACTGAGACCCATTCCGTGCGCTCCCTCGCGCAACAGATCGGTGAGCGGCTGGGCCTGGAACCGGTCTTCTCCGGCCAGGAGGCCGAAACCGCGTTGCTGAGCAGCTCGGCCTCATGCCGGTCGGTCTTCGGACCACCCTCGATGCCGGTGGAGGTGTCGATCCAGCTCACACTGGACTGGCTCGGCGCCGGCGGCACAACCCTCGGCAAGGCGACACACTTCGAAACCCGGAGCGGGAGGTTCTAATGTTCGATTGGCGCAAGGCTCTCAATGGCGGGCTCGTCATCCCCGCCCACCCACTGGCCCTGACAGCGGAACGGAAACTGGATGAACGCCGCCAGCGCGCGCTCTCCCGCTACTATCTCGACGCCGGAGCCGGTGGACTCGCCGTGGGCGTGCACACCACCCAGTTTCAGATTCGCGACCCCAAGGTCGGCCTTTTCCGCGAGGTGCTGTCGCTAGCGGCCGGCGCCATGGACGGGCTGGATGTAGTGCGGGTGGCCGGCATCTGCGGACCCACACACCAGGCGGTCCAGGAAGCGCAGACGGCCCGCTCTCTCGGCTACCACGCCGGTCTCCTGTCGCTCGCCGCCCTGGCCCAGGCGCCGGTGGCGGAACTCGTCGAACATGCCCGGGCCGTCGGCGAAGTGATGCCGCTGATCGGCTTCTACCTCCAACCCGCGGTCGGCGGCCGCCGCTTGCCGCGTGAATTCTGGCGCGAATTCGCAGCCCTTCCCTCCGTGGTCGCCATCAAGATCGCGCCCTTCCATCGCTACCAGACCCTGGACGTCCTGCGCGGAGTGGCGGAATCGGGCCGGGCTTCCGAGATCGCGCTCTACACCGGCAACGACGACCATATCGTGCTCGACCTGCTGAGCCACTGGACGCTGGACGGACACGAACTTCACTTTGCCGGAGGGCTGCTGGGCCACTGGTCCGTGTGGGCCTTGAGAGCCGTGGAACTCCTCGCTCGCATCCAGGCACTCCGCGCTGCGGGCGGTGCAGCGGGCCCCGAATGGTTCGAGCTGGCTGAGCAGACCACGGAAGCCAACGCGGCGCTGTTCGACGCGACGAACTCCTTCGCCGGCTGCATCGCCGGGCTCCACGAGATTCTCCGCCGCCAGGGCCTGCTCGAAGGTACATGGTGCCTCGATCCCGAAGAGGGCCTCTCGCCCGGCCAAAGCGAGGAGCTCGACCGCATCTGCCGCCTCTACCCGCACCTCACCGACGATGAGTTCGTCGCCCGCAATCGCGATAAGTGGCTAAATTAGGGCGTGGTCAACCTGCCCGGCAACCGCCATGGCCGCTCCGCGCTCCATCGTCCCGGCAGGCAGCGTCAATGACCAGGGTGACCCCGCCGACGCCGCATCAGCCTACCCATCTGCCCCCAACGTGGAAGTCCGCCCCAGTGTGGCGTGGGATCTCGCGGCCTTGTCCTCCCTGTAGCCCGAGCTCTCAGGTTTACATCCCGGGCCAGTGGGTGCGACAGTTCTGTCTTCGCCATGACAGAAACCAGAATTAATTCTGATAGTTAGAATTTAGATCGACAGGAGAGCACCGCCCAGCCAACCTTCAGCGAGACTTTGCAGTCAGGTCCGTTCTCCGCTGGCGACGACGGCGGTGCCCCCGCTACGGGCAAGCCTTCCCACTATTACGGCGTCCCCGCCGGATAGCCCACTGTCTGCACAAACAGGATCTGCTGATCCCCACGCAGCTTTAAGGTCTCGGCAAGGCTCTTCGCATCCGGGATGGTCGCCCGGAACCACGCGCCGAGCCCCTCCGAGGCCGCGAACAGATAGACGTTCTGGCCGATAAACCCGGCGTCCACCGCCGCGAAGGCAGGTGCGCCGCCCCCGGCCTTGGCTGCGTCTGCGACATAGAGAATCGTCACGGCCGCCTTCGCCGCGGCCTCCGGACCAGTCCGCGCACGAATGTCCCCCTGAGCCACCATCCGCAAACGGTGCGGTTCCGCGTCATAGACATACACGCCGTCGGACAGCGCAAGGTGAAGGTCAATCTCCTGCCGGTTCCGGGCGGAAGGCGCCGTCCGGCCCAAGCCCGCCTTCTGCGATTGCGTCCGGTTCACGCCAAAGGCTGCCCACAGCAGGTCGGAAAGCGTCTGCGGTGGCAGCGTGCGATCCGTATACAGCCGGATCGTCTGCCGTTCCGCCAGCGCCCGCATCAGCGGCTTGCCGGCCTCGGTGCGCGGTTTCGGCAGCATCACGACACCGGACTGGGCCAGGCAGCCCGCCCCTGCGAACAGGACCGCCAGTACCGCGATGGCCGCCGCCCGCCGGGTTTTCTGGTATTGAGACCTCATAGACTCAATCTATCTCGATAGACGCCGGCCATGGATCGGCCCTCAATTGGCCTCAACCCGCACCGCCATCCTGCGGCACCGCTCCAAGGCCCGGCCCATCAGGGAAGACTACGGTGTGAAGAAGAAGCGCGTCAGGTGGAAGAAGATCGGAGCCGAGAAGGCCACGGAATCCAACCGGTCCAGCATCCCGCCGTGCCCTTCAATCAGGTGGCCCCAGTCCTTCACACCGCGATCGCGCTTGATGGCCGACATGACGAGCCCGCCGAGAAAGCCCATCATCGTCACGACGAAGGCCATGCCCGCCGCCTGCCACCACTGAAACGGCGTCAGCTTCCACAGGCACGCGCCCAACACCGTGGCGCTCAGCACCCCGCCGATCAGCCCTTCCACGGTCTTGGAAGGAGACAACTCCGGCGCCACCAGATGGCGGCCGAACAACTTCCCCCAGATGTACTGAAGTACATCACTGGACTGCACCACGATCAACAGGAAGACGATTAGCAGCGCATCGCGCCCCGCGTAGCCCGGGATGTGCAGCGTCAGCAGAGCCGGCACATGCGAGATGCAATAAACGGTGATCATCAACCCCCACTGCGTCTCCGCCGTCCGGGCCAGGAAGTTTCTCGGATCGCCGAAGACCACCGACGCAATCGGCAGCACGAGGAACCCATACACGGGGATGAGCACGGCAAAGAACCCGAACCAGTCCACGGTTGCCAGCCAATACTGCATCGGCAGCACCACGAAGAAGCTCATGAACAATGCGATGTGATCCGCGCGGTGCGTCGGCGTCAGGGTGATGAATTCGCGCAGCGCGGCAAACGACACGAATGCGAACAGCAACGTCACGGCCAGGGGGCCCGCCAGAAACGCCGCGGCCAGGACAAAGATCATCACCCACCACGCGTTGATGCGCGCGTTGAGATTGTCCAGCACGGCATTTGGCCCCGGCCGCGCCCGCTTGCGCAGAATGAACGAAGTCAGGCTCGCCACGGTCAGCACACCCACCAGGACAGAGAGCGTGACCATTACTTCCGGCGTGTTCATGCGTCCCCCAACTCGACCAGCGCTCGCCTCAGGCGCTCCAGGAACTCCATCTTCCCTTCGTTCTCACCTAACTTCATCGGCGCTCCAAAGGCAACCGAGCACAGCAGCGGCAACGGCAGCAGCGTCCCCTTTGGCATCACCCGATGCGCGTTATCGATCCACACCGGCACCAGTTCCAGCTCCCCGTAAGCCAGCGCCAACTGAAACACGCCGGATTTAAATGGCTGCACCGCTCCGCCCGTCCCGCGCGTGCCCTCCGGAAACAGCAGCAGCGAATCCCCCTCGTCCAGCGCGGCGCACATCGCCGTCAGCGGGTTATGCTCCCGCTCCACCTTGCCCCTCGCAATCAGCACTCCCCGGAACACCTGGTGGATCAGGAACTTCCTCATCCGCCCCCTGTTCCAATAGTCGTCCGCCGCCACAGGCCTCACACGGCGTCTCATCCGAGGCGGCAGGACAGACCAGACGAGCACAAAATCCAGGTGGCTGGCGTGGTTGGCGAAATACAACCGTTGCGACTCACTCGGCGCACACCCCAACCAGCGGCCCTGCACACCCGTCATCAGCCGCGTCGCACCCGTAATCAGCGCCCCCGCGAGCTCAGCCAGCATCCGGCCTCCAGGCCTGCAGCACCAGGCCTGCCGCCAGCGCCGCGAACTGGACCGCCGCCACCACGATCAGCCGGATCCACAGCCGCAGGGCGCCCCGGCTCCGCTCTTCCATCGACCGCTCACGCGCTGGCTGGCCCACTCCTCTCGCCCGCAGCCACTCATCCAACGAGCGGCCACCGTCTTCGGGCTTCTCGGCCAGGTCCCGGAACAACCCCGCGTCAATCGACACGCGTAAGCCCAAATAAACCGCAACCAGCCAGAGAACGGCGGAGGCTGCGAACCACACCCGCCCCGCGCCCGGCCGCCCCAGCAGCAGGCCAACCCCGGCGATCACCGCCGCGCAGTTGCTCGCATTCGACACCACCTGGCCGGACCGCAGAAAACTCGCCGTCACCTTCCCATCGAACTCCAGGGTCACCGCGAGGCCCTCCCCTTGGCCCACACTGCCAGCGCCTGCCTGTGCGCGGCCCCCAGCAGAATGACCGGCCGCCGGATTCTCACCTGTGCGATCGCTTCGTCCACCGACGCCGCACGCCCGGTCGCAATCAGCCACGCCGCCATGGCTGTGGCGCTTCGGGAGTACCCCAGCGCGCAGCACACCAGCGTGGGCCGAGCCGCTGCAAATGCCTCAATCGCGTCCACCGCTGCATCCAGTTGATCCGCTCCAGGAGCCATCAGGTCCAGCATCGGAACACTTCGATACTCGACGCCCCGTCCCGTGAAGGGCAGTTCAGCCGTGACATCCACCACTGAAGCCATACCCCTGGCCGTGAGCTCGCCCGGAGTCGGAAACCGCCCCAGCCACACGCCCTCTACAATTTCGTTCGCAGGCATCTGGCCGCGAGTGAACCACCGCGAGCTCAACCAGGCCAAAGCGATATACGGCGCCAACAGGCTCATCGCCGCTGGAGCCATTCTCCCTCCCGACTTGCCAAACAGCCAGGGTTGCCCGGACCAGTAGATCCCGGCCACCAGCACCAGCGCCGCTGCCAGCCACGCAAGAATCCACCCGCCCCCACCGATACGATGCGCGGCATACGCGCAAAGCAGCCCAGCCGTCACATACGCCATACCCAGCGGAAACCGCTGCTGGTCACCCGACCGCGCATGCCTTGGCGCGATCTCCTGCTCGGGAAACAACGCCATGGCCACCAGTCCCACCCACAATCCCGCCGGCAGGTCGATGAAGTGGTGCTGATACGTCGTCAATGTCGAAACAGCCATCAGCACAAACCAGAGCCGAAGCAGCCACATCGTGACGCCGCTGAAGTGCCGCGCATATCGCGCCCACAGCACCGCAATCAGCGCGATGTGCAGCGAAGGCGCCTGGTTGAACGGCTTATCGAAACTCATCAGTGCATCAAACAACTGGCCGAACAGCCCCTCTGCTGCGGGGCGCTCGAATCCGAATCGCAGCGGCGCCAGCAGGAAGCCGGCCACGCACAGCACCTGCACCGCGATCAACCGGCTGACGTGCGTCCGCAACTCGGCCCGCGTACGGCATAGAAACACCGACACCGCATAGAAGAGGTCTGTCGACCAGTAAGGGATGATCGTCCACGCCAGGAACGGGATCCTGTGCTCCCACGCGAACGCCACCTCCGGCACAGCCCGGCGCAGTCCCGTCACCCAGTTCGCGAACCCGTAACTCAGGAAGAACAACGGCCCCAGCGCGGCCAGCCAAAGCAGGGCCGGCAGCCAGGGCCGGGATTCAGCAGAACTCGTTTCAAAGGGGCCGGGTTCGGCGGATCGGGCCGCGACTTCGGGACTACTCAATCACCCATCCTTTGGGCGGCCGAGACCGTGAAGATCCCCCATTCGTCCGAGAGTTGTTCGGTCTTGCGGAAACCCGCCGCCGCCACCAGTTCATCCATTTCCACCTGGGTCCGGCGCCGCATGATCCAAGGCCGGTGATTGCGGTGGCTCGGCAGGGTACGCGCGATCATTTCCAGTTGCGGATGCCAGGGTTGCCCCGTGTAGATCAGGAACCCTCCTGGAGCGATCGCCTCCGCCAACCCGGCCAGCGACTCGCGGATCGGTCCGTTCTCGGGAAACAACTCATACAACCCGGAGACGATCCCCAGTGTCGGCCGCGGCGTCATCGCCGCCACACTGCCCCGATCGAATGCATCGCCTTGCTCAAACTGCGCAATCCCGTCCAGACCCTTCTGCCGGATTAGTTCCCTACCCTGCCTGACGTTGATCTCGCTGTAATCGCGCAGCAGAATATGCTCCGGCTTCGCCTCCCCCCCTCAATCGCCTCCAGCACATACCGCCCATGCCCCGCCGCGATATCGGCGATCCGCACCGGTTGCCCGGCGGCCTGCAGCGCCGCAATCGCTCCGCGCAGCAGTTGTTCAATATGCGCCTTCCTCACGCGGATGCCGCGCCACCCGATCGCGTTCAAGTAGAACCAGTCGATCAACTTGCCCAACGGTGTGATGCCGGAGGCCTTGTTGCGGTAGATGTAGTCCAGCGTGCTGCCGGAGTCGAACCCCGTCTCCAGCCCCAACCGGATGCCGTCCGAGAGCCGTCCGCCGGTCTTCATGCCGAACCGGGTCATCCCAAAATTCAGCGCCTTCGGATGCAGCGCCGGCAGCGGCTTGCTCAGCCGGTCGAACTCGTCTTTCGTATACCCCGTCTTGTCCGCCTCCAGCAGCGAAGCCCGCGGCGGCGCTTCGGCGAAGCACTTCTGCAGGAACCCGCGTGCCTTCGCAATCGCCGGAGCCCGATCCCGCTCGCCCAGGGTGTCGTGATAGAAGCCCTCGAAAACATGCACCTCTTTCACCTTCGACCCCAGCCGTTCAAAGAACTGGTGCTGCGGCTTGTGGTGCACGACGAAGTCGGCGCCCGAGATCAGGATCTGCGTCGGCACCTGGATCGCCGCGGCGTCTTCAATCAGCCGGTCCGCCGTGCTGTACAGCGCCAGCAGGATGTTCACCGAGATCGGCCGCCGGATCAGCGGGTCCGCTTTATACGAAGCAATCCGTTCGGGATCGTGCGTCAACGCGCTGGGCTTCACATAGGAATTGACGTGGAAGTTGCCGAACAACTGATGAAACAGCCCCAGCGCCGGGCGCGCCAGCGGCACATAGAGCTTCACGCTGAAAGCAGGGGAAGCCAACACCATGCACCGGATCGGCGGGGCATAATCGTGCACCCACGCCGCGGCCAGCACACTGCCCACGCTCTGCCCCAGCAGCGCAATGTCTTCCATGGCGATCGCGAACTCGCCGCAAATGTGCCGTACAAACACATCCACGTCCTTGACCAGGGTGCCCATCGTCGGGACGTGCCCGTTCGCCGGCGTACTCGCAGCGGACTCGACTGACCGCCCATGCCCGCGAGCGTCCCACGCGAACATCGCCGTCCCAGGCAGGTCCAGTTCGTCCACCACGTGCTGCAACCGGCCCGAATGCTCGTGGCCTCGATGAAATAAAACTACGGCTTCCTTGGCTGGTCCCTGTAAGGACGGCCAGTAGCGGTAGAACAGCCGCGTACCATCACTGGTAGTGAAATAGCGCTCTTCCGGAATACGCATAAGGTCTGACTACGAAACGCCCTTCTCCTCCTGGGCGGCTTTCTTTTCACCGAGCCCGCCCAATACTCGATTCACGATGGTAACTGCCAGCAGCAAGGCAAGCAACCGGGGAAAGCCCCACCCCAACCAGCCCGGAACAACGCCGCCGGCCCCAATCCATAGAGCCAGCGCGCCAAACACAAAGGCCCGGTCGCTCTTGCCCATCGGCCCGTCATAACGCCGGCCCGCGCCGGTCATCACCGCGACCGTCCCGGCCATCTCGGAAAGCGCCGAGAGCCAGATCACGCCGCCTATCCAAAGCGCCTCAAATTCCGGCAAATAAGCAAACGGCAGCAACAGAAAACCATCCGAAATTACATCCGCCAGTTCATTCAGATACGCGCCCAAATCCGACTTCTGCCCGAACTCCCGGGCCAGCATTCCATCGACGGCGTTCAGTGCCATGCGTACAAACAGAAACCCGGGCACCACCAGGAACAGGGCCCGATCCTGAATGCGAGCCGTCAACAGCAGCCCCAGCCCGACGGAAAGCAGGCAAGCGGCGACGGTGACGTGGTTGGCCGTAACGCCAGAGCGGGCCAGGAATCGTGCGAGCGGACGAAGCAAACCTTGAAAACGAGGCTTCAGCGAATAAATGCTCGGCACAGGATATCAGTGTACCCAAGCAGGCAAAGAAAGGGGGGGGAAACGCAATCCACTCAGGCCCCAATCCCTGCCAAACCCTCTCGGCCCCCGGTCGCACATCCGCCCGGGGCCTCAGGATTGCGCTACGATCGGGCAGGGGCAAATTCCCTGAGCGCCGTAGTTCAGGTTTCCGAGCGTTAGGATTCTCCGGGGTAACGCAACAGACCGCCGCGATTCGAAAGCAGCAGGAGGACTCATGAGCGACCGCTTCGACTTTGAAGTTGTGTGTCCGAACAACCACAACCAGACCGTTACCTTCCGTCAGGAAGAATTCGAAGAGGCACTGAAGTCCGGTGCGCTGGTATTCCACTGCAATACCTGCGACACCAACTGGCCTCCAACCAGCGACCAACTTGCCATGTTTCGAAAGCAGTTCGCCAAGAACGAGGACTAGCACCTGGCAGGGCAGCCAGCGATCCGTCCGCTACCTCGAACGCCTGGCCTTTAGCCGCCTGAGAAGCTCAGCGCTTGGCTCGCTGGGCATGCCATTCGCTGGTCGCGGCATTGGGCATGACGCCCCAGGCGTTGATGTCGATAGTCCCCTTCAACGCCTCTTTGCCCAGCAGATTGCCCTGGTAGTCAGCGGTGGAGCGGTCTTCCGCCTTCGCGCGCCAGGTCAGCACACCATCCTTATAGGTGGCAATCCCCGTACTGCCATAGCGCTGGCCTTCCTTGTCGCGGTACTCCATCGAGAAGTCATACTTTCCTTCCTCCTGTGCCCGCTTCGTCAGCACGAACGAGAAGGGATTCGTCTCCACGTTCATCTTGATTG encodes the following:
- a CDS encoding nitroreductase family protein, which produces MRSQYQKTRRAAAIAVLAVLFAGAGCLAQSGVVMLPKPRTEAGKPLMRALAERQTIRLYTDRTLPPQTLSDLLWAAFGVNRTQSQKAGLGRTAPSARNRQEIDLHLALSDGVYVYDAEPHRLRMVAQGDIRARTGPEAAAKAAVTILYVADAAKAGGGAPAFAAVDAGFIGQNVYLFAASEGLGAWFRATIPDAKSLAETLKLRGDQQILFVQTVGYPAGTP
- a CDS encoding dihydrodipicolinate synthase family protein, giving the protein MFDWRKALNGGLVIPAHPLALTAERKLDERRQRALSRYYLDAGAGGLAVGVHTTQFQIRDPKVGLFREVLSLAAGAMDGLDVVRVAGICGPTHQAVQEAQTARSLGYHAGLLSLAALAQAPVAELVEHARAVGEVMPLIGFYLQPAVGGRRLPREFWREFAALPSVVAIKIAPFHRYQTLDVLRGVAESGRASEIALYTGNDDHIVLDLLSHWTLDGHELHFAGGLLGHWSVWALRAVELLARIQALRAAGGAAGPEWFELAEQTTEANAALFDATNSFAGCIAGLHEILRRQGLLEGTWCLDPEEGLSPGQSEELDRICRLYPHLTDDEFVARNRDKWLN
- a CDS encoding NAD-dependent epimerase/dehydratase family protein; translation: MQSTETLEELLSRPSAADIEALATLDGDILVLGAGGKMGPTLVQRAWRASQESGRPRQVFAVARSGAFPAGVRHIAADLLDPAAIQRLPDAPNIIYLVGRKFGSSGNEALTWATNAAVPVLVGARYPGARIVVLSTGNVYPFVAHDSGGATEATQPAPVGEYAQSALARERIFEYYAQAHSTKVAIMRLNYAVEPRYGVLVDIATKILNRTAIDLTMGYVNFIWQGDANSVCIRALQHCESPARVFNLTGTETHSVRSLAQQIGERLGLEPVFSGQEAETALLSSSASCRSVFGPPSMPVEVSIQLTLDWLGAGGTTLGKATHFETRSGRF
- a CDS encoding phosphatase PAP2/dual specificity phosphatase family protein, producing the protein MSSPEVAARSAEPGPFETSSAESRPWLPALLWLAALGPLFFLSYGFANWVTGLRRAVPEVAFAWEHRIPFLAWTIIPYWSTDLFYAVSVFLCRTRAELRTHVSRLIAVQVLCVAGFLLAPLRFGFERPAAEGLFGQLFDALMSFDKPFNQAPSLHIALIAVLWARYARHFSGVTMWLLRLWFVLMAVSTLTTYQHHFIDLPAGLWVGLVAMALFPEQEIAPRHARSGDQQRFPLGMAYVTAGLLCAYAAHRIGGGGWILAWLAAALVLVAGIYWSGQPWLFGKSGGRMAPAAMSLLAPYIALAWLSSRWFTRGQMPANEIVEGVWLGRFPTPGELTARGMASVVDVTAELPFTGRGVEYRSVPMLDLMAPGADQLDAAVDAIEAFAAARPTLVCCALGYSRSATAMAAWLIATGRAASVDEAIAQVRIRRPVILLGAAHRQALAVWAKGRASR
- a CDS encoding phosphatidate cytidylyltransferase, encoding MNTPEVMVTLSVLVGVLTVASLTSFILRKRARPGPNAVLDNLNARINAWWVMIFVLAAAFLAGPLAVTLLFAFVSFAALREFITLTPTHRADHIALFMSFFVVLPMQYWLATVDWFGFFAVLIPVYGFLVLPIASVVFGDPRNFLARTAETQWGLMITVYCISHVPALLTLHIPGYAGRDALLIVFLLIVVQSSDVLQYIWGKLFGRHLVAPELSPSKTVEGLIGGVLSATVLGACLWKLTPFQWWQAAGMAFVVTMMGFLGGLVMSAIKRDRGVKDWGHLIEGHGGMLDRLDSVAFSAPIFFHLTRFFFTP
- a CDS encoding lysophospholipid acyltransferase family protein, with the protein product MLAELAGALITGATRLMTGVQGRWLGCAPSESQRLYFANHASHLDFVLVWSVLPPRMRRRVRPVAADDYWNRGRMRKFLIHQVFRGVLIARGKVEREHNPLTAMCAALDEGDSLLLFPEGTRGTGGAVQPFKSGVFQLALAYGELELVPVWIDNAHRVMPKGTLLPLPLLCSVAFGAPMKLGENEGKMEFLERLRRALVELGDA
- a CDS encoding CDP-alcohol phosphatidyltransferase family protein, which codes for MPSIYSLKPRFQGLLRPLARFLARSGVTANHVTVAACLLSVGLGLLLTARIQDRALFLVVPGFLFVRMALNAVDGMLAREFGQKSDLGAYLNELADVISDGFLLLPFAYLPEFEALWIGGVIWLSALSEMAGTVAVMTGAGRRYDGPMGKSDRAFVFGALALWIGAGGVVPGWLGWGFPRLLALLLAVTIVNRVLGGLGEKKAAQEEKGVS